In Leucobacter sp. CX169, a single genomic region encodes these proteins:
- a CDS encoding metalloregulator ArsR/SmtB family transcription factor, with product MTTTELCTPTPTHVIGEDAADAVASTLKALADPFRLRMLSAIATDPRGEACVCDLAELADVSQPTVSHHLKKLKDTGLLASERRGTWVYYSILPARKQAVTALLDAFAPAAIADAQAEQEDRATALAALDAKVEHLAAELADEMTHLNRNLVVTIVRESFAGLVRSAKLTQHMIPLTERFARQRLADLTRDRETGMPQVLFVCVANAGRSQLAAALVNQLSGGAVVARSAGSTPAAEVHPHVRSILADIEGEQDAAAAFPKPLTDDAVRAADVVVTMGCGDVCPIIPGVRYEDWAVGDPALASEDGVAAIAADIEARVRGLLAELCVPVDGDGA from the coding sequence ATGACCACCACCGAGCTCTGCACACCGACCCCGACGCACGTCATCGGCGAAGACGCCGCCGATGCTGTCGCTTCAACGCTCAAGGCGCTGGCCGATCCGTTCCGGCTGCGGATGCTGTCGGCGATCGCGACGGACCCGCGCGGCGAGGCCTGCGTGTGCGACCTCGCCGAGCTCGCCGACGTCTCCCAGCCCACCGTCTCGCATCACTTGAAGAAGCTCAAGGACACCGGGCTGCTGGCCTCCGAGCGGCGCGGCACCTGGGTGTACTACAGCATCCTGCCGGCGCGGAAGCAGGCCGTGACCGCGCTGCTGGACGCGTTCGCGCCCGCCGCGATCGCCGACGCGCAGGCCGAGCAGGAAGACCGCGCGACGGCACTGGCCGCCCTCGACGCGAAGGTCGAGCACCTCGCCGCCGAGCTCGCCGACGAGATGACGCACCTGAACCGCAACCTCGTCGTCACGATCGTGCGCGAGTCGTTCGCGGGTCTCGTCCGCTCGGCGAAGCTCACCCAGCATATGATCCCGCTCACCGAACGTTTCGCCCGTCAGCGTCTCGCCGACCTCACACGGGATCGCGAAACGGGGATGCCGCAGGTGCTGTTCGTGTGCGTCGCAAACGCGGGCCGTTCTCAGCTCGCCGCCGCCCTCGTCAATCAGCTCTCCGGCGGTGCGGTTGTTGCCCGGTCGGCCGGGTCGACGCCAGCGGCCGAGGTGCACCCGCACGTGCGCTCGATCCTCGCCGACATCGAAGGCGAGCAGGACGCCGCGGCCGCGTTCCCGAAGCCGCTCACCGACGACGCCGTCCGCGCCGCGGACGTCGTGGTCACGATGGGCTGCGGGGACGTGTGCCCGATCATCCCCGGCGTCCGCTACGAAGATTGGGCTGTCGGTGACCCCGCCCTCGCCTCCGAAGACGGCGTTGCGGCGATCGCCGCTGACATCGAGGCCCGCGTCCG
- the arsB gene encoding ACR3 family arsenite efflux transporter: MSTATQTRAMPAKLSTLDRWLPLWIGLAMVAGLLLGRFIPALSDLLAHMEVGGISVPIGLGLLVMMYPVLAKVRYDKVAAVTGDKKLLVSSLILNWIAGPAVMFALAWLFLPDLPEYRTGLIIVGLARCIAMVVIWNDLACGEREATAVLVFINSVFQVVAFSLLGWFYLTVLPGWLGLDSQGLDISIGQIAINVLVFLGVPLAAGFLTRFFGEKAKGRDWYEAKFIPFIGPFALYGLLFTIVLLFALQGEAITSQPWDVARIALPLLAYFAIMWFAGLLLGKGIGLNYARSTTLAFTAAGNNFELAIAVAIGTFGATSGQALAGVVGPLIEVPVLVGLVYVSLWAARTWFHTDPYAVPAVTKSRAS; this comes from the coding sequence ATGAGCACCGCAACCCAGACCCGCGCGATGCCGGCGAAGCTGTCCACCCTTGACCGGTGGCTGCCGCTGTGGATCGGGCTCGCCATGGTCGCGGGCCTCCTCCTCGGCCGCTTCATCCCCGCACTGTCCGACCTGCTCGCGCATATGGAGGTCGGTGGTATCTCGGTGCCGATCGGTCTCGGACTGCTGGTGATGATGTATCCGGTGCTGGCGAAGGTCCGCTACGACAAGGTCGCCGCTGTCACGGGAGACAAAAAGCTCCTCGTCTCATCGCTGATCCTGAACTGGATCGCAGGGCCTGCCGTGATGTTCGCCCTCGCGTGGCTCTTCCTGCCCGATCTGCCCGAGTACCGCACCGGTCTCATCATCGTGGGGCTCGCGCGTTGCATCGCGATGGTGGTGATCTGGAACGACCTCGCTTGCGGCGAACGTGAAGCGACCGCGGTGCTGGTGTTCATCAACTCCGTGTTCCAGGTCGTCGCGTTCTCGCTGCTCGGCTGGTTCTACCTCACCGTGCTGCCGGGCTGGCTCGGCCTCGACTCCCAAGGCCTGGATATCTCGATCGGGCAGATCGCGATCAACGTGCTCGTATTCCTTGGCGTCCCGCTCGCGGCTGGGTTCCTCACTCGCTTCTTCGGTGAGAAGGCGAAGGGCCGCGACTGGTACGAGGCGAAGTTCATCCCCTTTATCGGCCCGTTCGCGCTCTACGGCCTCCTGTTCACGATCGTGCTGCTATTCGCGCTGCAGGGTGAGGCGATCACGTCGCAGCCGTGGGACGTCGCCCGGATCGCGCTGCCGCTGTTGGCGTACTTCGCGATCATGTGGTTCGCAGGCCTCCTGCTCGGGAAGGGCATCGGCCTCAACTACGCCCGCTCGACGACCCTCGCGTTCACGGCGGCAGGCAACAACTTCGAGCTCGCCATCGCCGTCGCGATCGGCACCTTCGGCGCGACCAGCGGCCAGGCCCTCGCAGGCGTCGTCGGCCCGCTCATCGAGGTGCCCGTGCTCGTGGGTCTGGTCTATGTCTCGCTCTGGGCCGCCCGCACGTGGTTCCACACCGACCCGTATGCGGTTCCCGCCGTCACCAAATCGAGGGCATCATGA
- the trxA gene encoding thioredoxin, which yields MSATITVTDATFEAEVLQSDIPVVVDIWATWCGPCKAIAPILDDLAGEYDGRVKIVKLDADANPQTAMAADVTSIPTLGFYRGGERVDVLIGAHPKPIIAGKIDELIV from the coding sequence ATGAGCGCGACCATCACCGTCACCGACGCCACGTTCGAGGCCGAGGTGCTGCAGTCCGACATCCCCGTCGTGGTCGACATCTGGGCGACCTGGTGCGGGCCGTGCAAGGCGATCGCACCGATCCTCGACGATCTCGCCGGCGAGTACGACGGCCGCGTGAAGATCGTGAAGCTCGACGCGGACGCCAACCCGCAGACCGCGATGGCTGCTGATGTCACGTCGATCCCGACTCTCGGGTTCTACCGGGGCGGTGAGCGCGTCGACGTGCTCATCGGCGCACACCCGAAGCCGATCATCGCGGGCAAGATTGACGAGCTGATCGTATGA
- the trxB gene encoding thioredoxin-disulfide reductase — MSMQQVVIVGSGPAGYTAAVYAARAGLSPVVVAGSVTAGGSLMTTTEVENFPGFTDGVQGPDLMDAMRAQAERFGARIVYDDATRLDLAGEVKTIETGSGETFEARSVILTTGSAYRKLGLAEEARLSGHGLSWCATCDGFFFREKEIAVVGGGDSAMEEALFLTRFASKVTIVHRRDDFRASKIMAERVRADPKIEVAWNSEVAELVGENAVEALRLRDTVTGDERALPISGVFVAIGHDPRSELLTGQVDLDDDGYVLVDHPSTATNLPGVFAAGDLVDRRYRQAITASGTGCAAALDAQHFLAGLPADETETELLEVSA; from the coding sequence ATGTCGATGCAACAGGTGGTGATCGTCGGGTCTGGTCCGGCGGGGTATACGGCCGCGGTCTACGCGGCCAGGGCGGGGCTTTCTCCCGTCGTGGTCGCTGGCTCGGTGACCGCCGGCGGTTCGCTCATGACGACCACCGAGGTCGAGAACTTCCCGGGCTTCACCGACGGGGTGCAGGGCCCGGACCTGATGGACGCGATGCGTGCGCAGGCCGAGCGCTTCGGGGCGCGTATCGTCTACGACGACGCGACCCGGCTCGACCTCGCAGGCGAGGTCAAGACGATCGAGACCGGCTCGGGCGAAACGTTCGAGGCGCGTAGCGTGATCCTCACCACCGGTTCCGCTTACCGCAAGCTCGGCCTCGCCGAGGAAGCTCGGCTCTCCGGTCACGGCCTGTCATGGTGCGCGACCTGCGACGGCTTCTTCTTCCGCGAGAAGGAGATCGCCGTCGTCGGCGGCGGGGACTCCGCGATGGAAGAGGCACTGTTCCTCACGCGCTTCGCGTCGAAGGTCACGATCGTGCACCGGCGTGATGACTTCCGGGCGTCGAAGATCATGGCCGAGCGGGTGCGCGCCGATCCGAAGATCGAGGTCGCCTGGAACAGTGAAGTCGCCGAGCTCGTCGGTGAGAACGCCGTCGAAGCGCTCCGCCTGCGCGACACCGTCACCGGTGACGAGCGTGCCCTTCCGATCTCTGGCGTGTTCGTTGCGATCGGGCACGACCCGCGCTCGGAGCTGCTGACCGGGCAGGTCGATCTCGACGACGACGGCTACGTGCTCGTCGACCATCCGTCGACCGCGACGAACCTGCCTGGCGTGTTCGCCGCGGGTGATCTCGTCGACCGCCGTTACCGGCAGGCGATCACGGCATCGGGCACGGGCTGTGCCGCGGCCCTTGACGCGCAGCATTTCCTCGCCGGCCTGCCTGCCGACGAGACCGAGACCGAACTTCTGGAGGTGTCCGCATGA
- a CDS encoding helix-turn-helix transcriptional regulator, with protein sequence MKWNLRVQAAERGIWKSAELRRMLAAAGLEMSQGKMSGLWTGTPTTIRLDDLDVICHVLDCQPTDLLVPEPEKVSARTRRLEQHSEANGSTPRVTPRLGAKDDRPAPPL encoded by the coding sequence ATGAAGTGGAACCTGAGAGTCCAGGCCGCTGAGCGCGGCATCTGGAAGTCTGCGGAGTTGCGGCGCATGCTCGCCGCCGCTGGGTTGGAGATGAGCCAGGGCAAGATGTCGGGGCTGTGGACGGGCACTCCGACGACGATCCGCCTTGATGATCTCGACGTGATCTGCCACGTCCTGGACTGCCAGCCGACAGACCTCCTCGTGCCCGAACCGGAAAAGGTCAGCGCGCGCACGCGAAGGCTCGAGCAGCACAGCGAGGCCAACGGTTCGACACCGCGAGTGACGCCACGGTTGGGCGCGAAGGATGACCGGCCCGCCCCGCCACTATGA
- a CDS encoding tyrosine-type recombinase/integrase — MNLAVVRSIGTARGWRSEEDAADFEQEIIDQYALAMAAAGLSDAYISHSRTAIFELRSHVNIPLWQVKPADADAFLAGLRRAGLAASTRAGKAGVIAQFFDFAISRYQADINALTGWVIEQPIDEYNRQSGSSLGKVRVPPSDAEVDRLFGGWAASLQDERRFLPAARNYFAASLWRRVGLRITESTKLDLRDWRPDLGTLGKLHVRFGKGSRGRGSKQRLVPAINGADKLMDWWLGDVRHRFGPDWDDPDAPLIPSERFDHELGRTGRASDDVLRRGLVRATERFLPAWSGDLTPHVLRHYCASSLYLAGMDLKALQELLGHQWLSTTTQYIHVSSQHIEDAWAHANKSVEERFEGMA; from the coding sequence ATGAACCTCGCTGTCGTTCGGAGTATCGGGACCGCTCGCGGGTGGCGGTCCGAGGAAGATGCTGCGGACTTCGAGCAGGAGATCATCGACCAGTACGCGCTCGCGATGGCCGCAGCTGGGCTCAGCGACGCTTACATCTCGCACTCACGAACAGCGATCTTCGAGCTCCGTTCGCACGTGAATATCCCGCTGTGGCAGGTCAAGCCCGCCGACGCGGACGCGTTTCTTGCCGGGCTTCGCCGAGCGGGTCTTGCGGCTTCGACGCGTGCGGGCAAAGCGGGCGTGATCGCCCAGTTCTTCGACTTTGCGATCAGTCGGTATCAGGCCGACATCAACGCGCTTACCGGGTGGGTGATCGAGCAGCCCATCGATGAGTACAACCGGCAATCGGGTTCGTCGCTCGGCAAAGTCCGCGTCCCGCCCTCGGACGCGGAGGTCGACCGACTCTTCGGCGGCTGGGCGGCTTCGTTGCAGGATGAGCGGCGATTTCTCCCGGCGGCGCGGAACTACTTCGCGGCGTCGTTGTGGCGGCGAGTCGGGCTGCGGATCACGGAGAGCACGAAACTCGATCTTCGCGACTGGCGGCCCGATCTCGGCACGCTCGGGAAACTGCATGTCCGATTTGGGAAAGGCTCGCGCGGGCGCGGCTCGAAGCAGCGCCTGGTTCCCGCGATCAACGGTGCCGACAAGCTCATGGATTGGTGGCTCGGCGACGTGCGGCACAGGTTCGGCCCGGATTGGGATGACCCGGATGCGCCGCTGATCCCGTCGGAACGGTTCGATCATGAGCTCGGCCGCACGGGGAGGGCCAGCGACGATGTGCTCCGGCGCGGGCTGGTGCGTGCGACCGAGCGGTTTCTGCCTGCGTGGTCGGGTGATCTGACTCCGCACGTGCTGCGGCACTATTGCGCGTCGTCGCTGTATCTGGCGGGTATGGACTTGAAAGCCCTCCAAGAACTGCTCGGGCATCAGTGGCTGTCGACGACGACGCAGTACATCCACGTCTCGAGCCAGCACATCGAGGATGCGTGGGCGCACGCGAACAAGAGCGTTGAGGAACGATTCGAAGGGATGGCGTGA
- a CDS encoding type IV secretory system conjugative DNA transfer family protein produces MSGPVQAKPANDLFINLALGTLIAAAGFTGLIRIAGSVAAFLSGLPEPTEGFTSGVSVLATPTDPGKALGADGLNPILYWVIVALFLGILGTAGFFVWRAIHQAHSKTDPHWLAGTATAAEVARVASAKALVKKAATLRPSLTGKPVPADVGYLLGTGKGGQVWATVEDSILLIGPPRSGKGLHVVINAILDAPGAVITTSTRPDNLTATLKARARKGKVAVFDPQQLAPGLPAGMRWSPVRGCQDPLTAMIRAKGLATATGFGGVQDAGFWEGKTTAAIQGLLHAAALDGRGARTLYKWALNPTLAADAVRILSSHPGAAEGWADSLDAMVQADPRTRDSIWQGVSLAFSALADPRVLDAVSPAPGEEFDPESFLLGNGTLYLLATGAGAGAASALVAAFIEDLVETARKIAAHSPGARMDPPLLLALDEIGNLAPLPSLPTLMAEGGGTGITPLPVLQSLAQAREKWGENQANAIWDASIVKIILGGASNSRDLQDLATLIGDRDETTDSITTDAYGAHSSQRSIRRVPILPPDVLRTLPFGTGVVMLRTARPIITNLRPWPNRADSKQLRTDRAEIEQTLQGRAR; encoded by the coding sequence ATGTCTGGCCCTGTGCAGGCGAAACCCGCCAACGATCTCTTCATCAACCTCGCCCTCGGCACCCTCATTGCCGCTGCCGGCTTCACCGGACTCATAAGAATCGCAGGCAGCGTGGCAGCGTTCCTCAGTGGCCTGCCGGAACCCACCGAAGGGTTCACCTCCGGCGTCAGCGTTCTCGCCACCCCCACCGATCCAGGGAAAGCACTCGGTGCTGACGGCCTCAACCCGATCCTCTACTGGGTCATCGTCGCCCTGTTCCTCGGGATCCTCGGAACGGCGGGCTTCTTCGTCTGGCGGGCAATCCACCAGGCCCACTCAAAAACCGACCCGCACTGGTTGGCCGGCACCGCAACAGCAGCCGAGGTCGCCCGGGTTGCCTCGGCAAAGGCCCTGGTAAAGAAGGCTGCAACGCTGCGGCCGTCACTGACCGGAAAGCCGGTCCCTGCCGATGTTGGATATCTCCTCGGCACCGGCAAAGGCGGGCAGGTGTGGGCGACCGTTGAAGACAGCATCCTGTTGATCGGTCCGCCCCGTTCCGGGAAAGGTTTGCATGTGGTCATCAACGCAATTCTCGACGCGCCCGGTGCTGTCATCACAACCTCCACCCGCCCTGACAATCTCACCGCGACGTTGAAAGCGCGGGCACGGAAGGGAAAGGTTGCCGTCTTCGACCCGCAGCAGCTGGCCCCGGGACTGCCCGCGGGGATGCGCTGGTCACCGGTGAGGGGCTGCCAGGACCCGTTGACGGCGATGATCCGCGCGAAAGGCCTTGCCACGGCCACCGGGTTCGGTGGTGTCCAAGATGCCGGATTCTGGGAAGGAAAGACCACTGCCGCAATCCAAGGACTCCTGCACGCGGCAGCACTGGATGGGCGCGGCGCGAGAACGCTCTACAAGTGGGCACTAAACCCGACTCTCGCCGCCGATGCTGTCCGGATCCTCTCCTCACACCCGGGAGCAGCGGAAGGATGGGCAGACTCATTGGATGCGATGGTGCAAGCCGACCCACGCACCAGGGACTCCATCTGGCAAGGCGTCTCCCTCGCGTTCTCCGCCCTGGCCGATCCTCGCGTCCTTGACGCGGTGAGCCCAGCCCCGGGCGAAGAGTTCGACCCGGAATCATTCCTGTTGGGTAACGGAACTTTGTACCTACTGGCGACGGGGGCCGGTGCTGGGGCGGCATCTGCGCTGGTGGCGGCGTTCATCGAAGACCTCGTCGAGACCGCGAGGAAGATCGCCGCACACTCACCGGGAGCCCGCATGGACCCACCTCTCCTGCTCGCGCTCGACGAGATCGGGAACCTCGCACCGTTACCCAGTCTGCCGACGCTGATGGCGGAAGGCGGCGGCACCGGCATCACCCCGCTGCCGGTGCTGCAGTCGCTGGCCCAAGCGCGGGAAAAGTGGGGCGAGAACCAGGCCAACGCGATCTGGGACGCCTCCATCGTGAAGATCATCCTCGGAGGCGCATCCAACAGCAGAGACCTGCAAGACCTCGCCACCCTCATCGGGGACCGCGACGAAACCACCGACTCCATTACCACCGACGCGTACGGAGCGCACTCGAGCCAGCGATCGATCCGACGCGTGCCGATCCTGCCACCCGATGTGCTGCGCACGCTCCCGTTCGGAACCGGGGTGGTGATGCTCCGCACCGCACGCCCCATCATCACGAACTTGCGGCCTTGGCCGAACCGCGCCGACTCGAAGCAACTCCGCACCGACCGGGCCGAGATCGAGCAGACACTTCAGGGCCGTGCCAGATAG
- a CDS encoding single-stranded DNA-binding protein — MTIRTKESLSGFIASDPELTFTSKGDARLYMRVGQPQARFEEDGTFTNLDPAFTDLVMFRKSAELAHAQFRKGDNFIAEGETRTYTGNEGADREQFVASRIGHDNNITRYTVDRTGPERDAAKREAPVQEQVQQALAEREAQLDPEPATAARDNTPPREAVAR; from the coding sequence ATGACTATTCGCACGAAGGAATCCCTCTCGGGTTTCATCGCATCCGACCCGGAACTGACGTTCACCAGCAAAGGGGATGCGCGTTTGTATATGCGTGTCGGGCAACCGCAGGCCCGCTTCGAAGAAGACGGTACTTTCACAAACCTGGATCCGGCATTCACTGACCTCGTGATGTTCCGTAAATCCGCTGAACTCGCGCATGCGCAGTTCCGTAAAGGCGACAACTTCATCGCCGAGGGTGAAACCCGCACATACACCGGCAACGAAGGGGCCGACCGAGAACAGTTTGTCGCGTCCCGAATCGGACATGACAACAACATCACCCGCTACACGGTTGACCGCACCGGCCCGGAACGCGACGCTGCAAAGCGGGAGGCCCCGGTACAGGAACAAGTGCAACAGGCACTCGCGGAGCGAGAAGCGCAGCTGGACCCTGAACCTGCCACAGCTGCCCGCGACAACACCCCTCCTCGCGAGGCCGTGGCCCGATGA
- a CDS encoding recombinase family protein translates to MRARTLQAPAQSQQSPLGTATRPLGVALSGEAFAVSYLRVSTKEQAEKGGQDEGFSIPAQRDANLHKASQLGAVVIEEFVDAGESAKKADRPALQRMIQYVKTHRVAYCIVHKVDRLARNRADDVAIHFALQEAGVMLVSATENIDETPSGMLLHGIMSTIAEFYSRNLATEVVKGMTQKAMTGGTPSKAPLGYLNTLERDELGREVRSVALDPERAPLVKWAFEAYAAGNYSLAKLTAELLGRGLISVPSPRRPSRSIPLSSVHRMLQNPYYKGDVVYRGVRYDGAHERIVEPEVWYQVQSVLASHNASGDRTQKHDHYLKGSVFCQQCGARLMVNKTKARNGDIYPYFVCLGRHRKRTDCTQAAILTTDVEALIVDYYQRVQITPATRDALRGMLHHELDRLTKSSSTEVADLTRRRAKNITEQDRLLEAHLKDALSLEQFAKFQDRLRAEVAAIDDRLAEHHNDYAEARHHIDDCLDLAADIGRIYAGCDDQNRRLANQAFFTRIRIGEHKEIKGELAKPFNVILDPEVQRGAAAWSEQGDGAETDGRTATRTNVSQFRTSNIGCPRQDSNLRPRD, encoded by the coding sequence ATGCGCGCTCGCACCCTCCAGGCTCCAGCCCAGAGTCAACAATCTCCTCTCGGAACAGCGACAAGACCGCTCGGAGTTGCCCTCTCCGGCGAAGCCTTCGCCGTCTCCTATCTGCGCGTCTCTACCAAAGAGCAGGCTGAGAAAGGAGGCCAGGACGAAGGTTTCTCAATCCCTGCGCAACGGGACGCGAATCTGCACAAAGCCTCCCAGCTTGGGGCGGTCGTCATTGAAGAGTTCGTTGATGCGGGTGAGTCCGCGAAGAAGGCTGACCGGCCTGCCTTGCAGCGCATGATCCAGTACGTGAAAACCCACCGGGTCGCGTACTGCATAGTGCACAAAGTCGACCGCCTCGCACGAAACCGTGCCGATGACGTCGCCATCCACTTCGCCCTCCAAGAAGCCGGAGTGATGCTGGTCTCAGCGACGGAGAACATCGACGAAACCCCTTCGGGGATGCTGCTCCACGGCATCATGTCCACGATCGCGGAGTTCTACTCGCGAAACCTCGCCACCGAAGTCGTCAAAGGGATGACCCAGAAAGCCATGACCGGTGGCACCCCGTCGAAGGCTCCACTCGGATACCTAAACACGCTCGAACGCGACGAACTCGGCCGTGAGGTCCGCTCCGTCGCACTCGACCCGGAACGTGCTCCGCTCGTGAAGTGGGCCTTCGAAGCATACGCAGCCGGAAACTACTCACTGGCGAAACTGACCGCTGAGCTCTTGGGCAGAGGGCTCATCTCCGTGCCAAGCCCGCGACGACCTTCGAGGTCGATCCCGCTATCTTCAGTGCATCGGATGCTGCAGAATCCCTACTACAAAGGGGACGTCGTCTACCGCGGGGTCCGTTACGACGGTGCCCACGAACGGATCGTCGAGCCTGAAGTCTGGTACCAAGTGCAGTCCGTGCTCGCCTCGCACAACGCGTCCGGTGATCGCACGCAGAAGCACGACCACTACCTCAAAGGCAGCGTGTTCTGCCAGCAGTGCGGGGCGCGACTGATGGTAAACAAGACCAAAGCTCGCAACGGTGATATCTACCCGTACTTCGTCTGCCTCGGTCGTCATCGAAAGCGCACCGACTGCACGCAAGCAGCGATCCTGACGACCGACGTCGAAGCGCTCATCGTTGATTACTACCAGCGTGTGCAGATCACGCCGGCTACTCGGGATGCGCTGCGCGGCATGCTCCACCACGAACTTGACCGCCTCACTAAGTCCTCGTCAACCGAGGTCGCCGACCTCACTCGCAGGCGTGCAAAGAACATCACAGAGCAAGACCGGCTCCTCGAAGCGCACCTGAAAGATGCCTTGAGCTTGGAGCAGTTCGCGAAGTTCCAAGATCGACTCCGTGCTGAGGTCGCCGCGATCGATGACCGTCTTGCAGAGCACCACAACGACTACGCCGAAGCACGGCACCACATCGATGACTGTCTTGACCTTGCGGCCGACATTGGGCGGATTTACGCCGGGTGTGACGACCAGAATCGACGCCTAGCGAACCAGGCGTTCTTTACTCGCATCCGCATTGGCGAGCACAAAGAGATAAAAGGTGAACTGGCGAAGCCATTCAACGTAATCCTCGACCCGGAAGTGCAGCGCGGAGCGGCTGCGTGGAGCGAGCAGGGCGACGGAGCGGAGACCGACGGCCGAACTGCGACACGCACTAACGTGTCGCAGTTTCGAACGTCGAACATTGGGTGCCCCCGGCAGGATTCGAACCTGCGACCAAGAGATTAG
- a CDS encoding HEAT repeat domain-containing protein, translated as MTTTHNGAAAARLHAALGAADSSDRLQAALTAGTYPEPEYLEVLVARCADESDFGVREMLTWSLTRQPADLVVPRLLLEVRAPATQARSQALHTLSKIGDPRGWAAISVALLQDPDDDVARSAWRAAVVLVPIDHAAWLAEQLTTQLDRGSREVQLSLGRAFSALGDAAVPALEQAGARGGAEIGVRVAAAIRLIRDPDEGYESALYEARRALEGWG; from the coding sequence ATGACTACCACGCACAACGGAGCGGCCGCAGCGCGGCTGCACGCGGCTCTGGGCGCTGCTGATTCCTCCGATCGTCTGCAAGCGGCACTGACCGCTGGAACCTACCCAGAGCCCGAGTATCTCGAGGTGCTGGTCGCCCGGTGCGCCGACGAATCCGACTTCGGCGTGCGCGAAATGCTCACGTGGTCGCTCACTCGGCAACCGGCAGATCTGGTGGTGCCTCGATTGCTGCTCGAGGTTCGGGCTCCTGCTACCCAGGCACGCAGCCAGGCGCTGCACACGCTCTCGAAGATCGGTGACCCGCGCGGGTGGGCTGCGATTTCCGTGGCTCTCCTGCAGGATCCCGACGACGACGTCGCACGCAGTGCGTGGCGGGCAGCCGTCGTGCTCGTTCCCATCGATCACGCGGCGTGGTTGGCCGAGCAGTTGACAACTCAGCTGGACCGGGGGAGCCGGGAGGTGCAGCTCAGCCTTGGTCGAGCGTTCTCGGCGCTAGGGGACGCTGCCGTTCCTGCGCTCGAGCAGGCGGGCGCTCGGGGTGGCGCCGAGATTGGTGTGCGGGTGGCGGCGGCGATTCGGCTAATTCGCGACCCGGACGAGGGCTACGAGTCGGCGCTGTACGAGGCCCGGCGGGCGCTCGAGGGATGGGGCTGA